From Candidatus Zixiibacteriota bacterium, one genomic window encodes:
- a CDS encoding C69 family dipeptidase produces the protein MCRNTRTLVTLITAVLIFNGSYTIACTNLLVTKGASVDGSVMITYTCDGTFHPELEYSPAAHYEKGDSLAITNWQGEVRGWIEQVEHTYAVVGMMNEHQLAISETTTSGRKELRNPDGLMHYWDLMELALQRAHTAREAIKVMTDLVERYGYLSNGESFSIADQDEAWIMEMFGPGEGGQGAVWVALRIPDGYISAYANKGRIGEFPLDDPENCLYSKNAISLAVEKGYYDPDSGEPFLFSEAYCPTTPSNLRFCSARVWSIFRRAAPSQDFSADYHRGVVDAEPYPLWIKPDTKLSIADVFALMRDHYEGTDFDATQGIDAGPYGTPNRWRPLTWHDPDNADTTMEYGWERSISTQQTGFSFVSQSRSWLPDPIGGVYWYGVDDTYMTCYVPLYCGINAVPESFARGSLSAFSWESAWWVFNLVANYANLKYSYMAPEILAVQAELEGACFKLQPVIEKAALELCETDHELMTRYLTGYSVGQGEQTMARWKQLAEHLITKYNDGYVQNEEHRPKDKGYPDSWLRRVLKERPDQFKLPVWDDATEEHKLVD, from the coding sequence ATGTGCAGAAATACCCGGACGTTGGTAACGCTCATAACTGCAGTTTTGATCTTTAACGGCAGCTATACTATAGCCTGCACTAATCTGCTGGTAACCAAAGGTGCATCGGTCGACGGCTCGGTGATGATTACTTACACTTGCGATGGGACGTTTCATCCTGAGCTTGAATACTCACCTGCTGCTCACTACGAAAAAGGCGATTCACTGGCCATCACCAACTGGCAAGGGGAGGTTCGCGGCTGGATCGAACAGGTAGAGCATACTTATGCAGTCGTGGGAATGATGAACGAGCATCAACTGGCCATAAGCGAAACGACGACCAGTGGCCGCAAGGAATTGCGAAACCCGGACGGTTTGATGCACTACTGGGACCTGATGGAGCTCGCATTGCAACGCGCCCACACTGCTCGCGAAGCAATCAAAGTCATGACCGATCTGGTCGAACGTTACGGTTACCTCTCGAACGGCGAGTCATTTTCGATTGCTGATCAGGACGAGGCCTGGATTATGGAAATGTTCGGTCCCGGCGAAGGTGGTCAGGGCGCTGTGTGGGTCGCTTTGCGCATCCCCGATGGCTACATCTCAGCCTATGCCAACAAGGGTCGTATCGGCGAGTTCCCTCTCGATGATCCCGAGAACTGCCTGTACAGCAAGAACGCAATATCGCTGGCTGTTGAGAAGGGCTACTACGATCCTGACTCTGGTGAGCCGTTTCTGTTTAGCGAAGCGTATTGTCCGACAACACCAAGCAACCTGCGATTTTGTTCTGCTCGCGTGTGGAGCATATTCCGTCGAGCCGCCCCATCACAGGATTTCTCCGCTGATTATCATCGGGGCGTTGTCGATGCGGAGCCTTACCCATTGTGGATCAAACCCGACACAAAACTCTCGATCGCTGATGTATTCGCGTTGATGCGTGACCACTACGAAGGCACCGATTTTGATGCCACTCAGGGAATTGATGCCGGTCCCTATGGCACCCCCAATCGTTGGCGACCGCTAACCTGGCATGATCCCGACAACGCCGATACGACTATGGAATATGGTTGGGAACGATCCATCTCGACCCAGCAAACCGGTTTCTCTTTCGTGTCTCAATCGCGTTCATGGCTACCTGATCCTATCGGGGGCGTCTACTGGTACGGCGTCGATGACACCTACATGACTTGCTACGTTCCCCTGTATTGCGGAATCAACGCCGTCCCGGAATCTTTTGCTCGTGGCAGTTTAAGCGCATTCTCGTGGGAATCCGCATGGTGGGTGTTTAACCTGGTGGCCAACTACGCCAATCTGAAATATAGCTACATGGCTCCTGAGATTCTGGCGGTACAAGCCGAACTTGAGGGAGCTTGCTTCAAATTGCAACCAGTCATTGAAAAGGCAGCTCTCGAACTTTGTGAAACTGACCACGAGTTGATGACCAGGTACCTGACGGGTTATTCAGTTGGACAGGGCGAACAAACGATGGCTCGTTGGAAACAACTGGCGGAACATTTGATCACTAAATACAATGACGGTTATGTGCAGAATGAGGAGCATCGGCCAAAGGATAAGGGATATCCTGATTCATGGCTGCGAAGGGTACTAAAAGAACGCCCCGATCAGTTCAAACTCCCTGTTTGGGATGACG